In the genome of Cryptomeria japonica chromosome 8, Sugi_1.0, whole genome shotgun sequence, one region contains:
- the LOC131071235 gene encoding receptor-like protein EIX2: MDGQVPLWISTQFNLKYLQLADSNLVGEIPSWVLDMRLYHINLTANHLQGGLLLNSSAWNEMEVVDVSNNALSGKIPSIWHPHIAVLLLNDNFLTGNIPLGLQGISLLEILNLANNHLDGIIPPGLANCSQLQILNLGDNNFGGMIPSEFGKLRNLQSLVIKNNKLSGSFPPSISNCTELYFLDVGENLLTGQIPKSIGNLSELRVLAMRKNNFEGSLPAEMGQLKHLQILDLSSNRLSGFIPRDIFNLQSMLVDPHQEFSMVQMDLTLHNLLYYNFVYENGLKMNSKGRDEDYKYIFPAMASLDLSNNQLNGDMPSDLGKLKGLKLLNLSMNNLNGTIPTSIAQMSWLESLDLSKNHFFGQIPSDLGSLSYLGALNFSNNNLSGSIPQGGHMTTFSKNSYSGNPNLWGCPLPKKCSWPEFTPVPPPISTSINEEEQSGESVWYQIGVGLSYGVGFAIVVLFIVLKRKWGQKYFGRVDMALKFVFLWFHNLTL; encoded by the coding sequence ATGGATGGTCAAGTCCCCTTGTGGATTTCGACTCAGTTCAACCTTAAATACTTGCAATTAGCTGACAGCAATCTTGTTGGAGAAATTCCATCTTGGGTTCTTGATATGAGACTTTACCACATCAATCTCACAGCAAATCATCTGCAAGGTGGCCTTTTGCTAAATAGTTCGGCTTGGAATGAAATGGAGGTCGTGGATGTGTCTAACAATGCACTGTCTGGAAAGATACCATCAATTTGGCATCCTCATATAGCAGTACTGTTGCTCAACGACAATTTTCTGACGGGAAATATTCCTTTAGGATTACAGGGTATTTCTTTGCTAGAGATTTTAAATTTGGCAAATAACCATTTGGATGGAATCATCCCTCCAGGCTTAGCTAATTGTTCCCagcttcaaatattgaatttaggGGATAATAATTTTGGAGGAATGATTCCGTCCGAGTTTGGTAAGCTACGTAACCTGCAGTCACTAGTGATAAAGAATAACAAGTTGAGCGGATCATTTCCTCCCTCCATATCAAACTGTACAGAATTATATTTTCTGGATGTCGGGGAAAATTTATTGACAGGTCAGATTCCAAAGTCAATAGGAAACCTTTCAGAGCTGCGAGTCCTAGCAATGAGGAAGAATAATTTTGAAGGTAGTCTTCCTGCAGAAATGGGGCAACTGAAGCACCTCCAAATCTTGGACCTTTCTTCAAATCGTCTATCAGGGTTTATACCACGGGACATTTTCAATCTACAATCAATGTTGGTAGATCCACACCAAGAATTTAGCATGGTTCAAATGGATCTAACTTTACATAACTTGCTATATTACAATTTTGTGTATGAAAATGGTTTAAAAATGAATTCCAAAGGCAGAGATGAGGATTACAAATATATTTTCCCTGCCATGGCATCATTGGACCTCTCAAACAATCAATTGAATGGGGATATGCCTTCTGATTTGGGAAAGTTGAAAGGGTTGAAGTTGCTCAATCTTTCTATGAACAATCTCAATGGTACTATTCCAACTAGTATTGCACAAATGAGTTGGCTAGAATCATTAGACCtttccaaaaatcatttttttggacaAATTCCTTCAGATCTTGGTTCTTTGAGCTACTTGGGAGCCCTTAACTTCTCCAACAACAACCTTTCCGGAAGTATACCACAAGGAGGACACATGACAACATTTAGTAAAAATTCATATTCAGGCAATCCAAATTTATGGGGATGTCCACTTCCCAAAAAATGCTCTTGGCCAGAATTTACTCCAGTGCCTCCTCCCATTTCTACATCAATTAATGAAGAAGAGCAGAGTGGAGAAAGTGTATGGTATCAGATTGGAGTGGGATTGTCATATGGAGTAGGTTTTGCAATAGTGGTGTTATTTATTGTATTAAAAAGGAAATGGGGGCAGAAATACTTTGGGAGAGTTGATATGGCCTtgaaatttgtttttctatggtttcATAATTTGACATTATGA
- the LOC131857991 gene encoding receptor-like protein 19, giving the protein MANLLLFSLIPLFILRFCCGCIEREEKALLQFKAGVNDTENRLSFWEKGSDCCLWDGISCDDNNHVIGVEIDGGFKGGVLPESLCTLTFVATISLCHNGFTGTLPPCLGNLSSLTRLSLSDNRLSGNIPLSFAKMSSLVALDLASNNFEGEAVLTTICMLSLTNLSELYLGSNQLNGSLPACLGSFSSLTSLDLSYNQLSGNIPYSLGMISSLEYLEVSHNDLSGCIPDSLGGLSSLKSLFLSDNQLSGTLPSSFSRLSSLTNLLAQGNAFNQSIDSSSLPSSLIWLYLTLDGHQIISEAFFHNLTNLAFLSLSNCFLNISTTWIPSFQLFRLYITSC; this is encoded by the coding sequence ATGGCAAACCTATTACTCTTTTCTTTAATTCCCCTGTTTATTCTGCGCTTCTGCTGCGGATGTATTGAGAGGGAAGAGAAAGCTCTTCTTCAATTCAAAGCTGGCGTAAATGACACTGAAAACAGACTGAGTTTTTGGGAAAAAGGAAGTGATTGCTGCCTCTGGGACGGCATATCATGCGATGACAACAATCATGTAATCGGTGTTGAGATTGATGGCGGATTTAAAGGGGGAGTCCTACCTGAGAGCCTGTGCACCCTCACTTTTGTTGCAACCATAAGCCTCTGTCACAATGGATTTACAGGTACTCTTCCTCCCTGTTTGGGAAACCTGTCTTCTCTCACACGACTGTCTTTAAGCGATAATAGGTTAAGTGGGAACATTCCATTGTCCTTTGCAAAAATGTCTTCTCTTGTTGCCCTTGATTTGGCATCTAACAATTTCGAAGGTGAAGCTGTCCTCACTACCATTTGCATGCTTAGTCTCACAAACCTTAGTGAGCTTTATCTCGGTTCCAACCAACTGAATGGAAGCTTACCGGCCTGTCTGGGTAGTTTTTCTTCTCTAACAAGCCTAGATCTTTCTTACAATCAGTTGAGTGGTAATATTCCGTATTCTTTAGGCATGATTTCCTCGCTCGAATATCTTGAAGTTTCTCATAATGATTTAAGTGGTTGTATCCCGGATTCCTTGGGTGGTCTCTCTTCACTGAAATCCCTGTTTTTGTCTGACAACCAGCTAAGTGGAACCCTTCCCTCTTCATTTTCAAGGCTCTCCTCCCTTACTAATCTCCTTGCTCAGGGGAATGCATTCAACCAGAGTATCGATTCCTCATCGCTACCCTCTTCACTTATCTGGCTCTATCTCACATTGGACGGCCACCAGATAATTTCAGAGGCTTTCTTTCACAACCTTACCAATTTAGCCTTTCTGTCCTTGtccaattgttttcttaatatCAGCACCACCTGGATTCCCTCATTCCAGTTATTCCGCTTGTATATTACATCATGTTGA